The genomic stretch CCGCGCAGCAGGCCGCCAGTGGCTCAGACGCCAATGCCGCCGCGGCTTCGACGGCGGCAGGCGAGCTGGTCGAGGGCGAGGTCCGCAAGATCGACACGGCGAACAAGAAGATCACCTTGAAGCACGGCGAGATCAAGAACCTCGGCATGCCCGGCATGACGATGGTCTTCCAGGTGAAGGACGCGTCGCTGTTGGACAAGGTCAAGGTCGGTGACAAGGTGCGATTCGCGGCTGAAAAGTCCAACGGCGCCATCGTGATCACAGAGCTGCAACCGGCTCAGTGAAGCCAGCGCTTCAGGGTATCGCCCTGGTGAACGCCGATCCGCGTTGCAAGAAGGACAAGCACATGTAGACATCACCTGAGCGACTAGAAGAAATTTCAACGCACCGACCGATGTCGCGCAGAACGTGCACGGCAGGGATTGGTGCGATGTTGCTTTGCGCTCAAACGGTCTGTCCAGCTAGGACTGTCGCTTGCTTTTCAGCCAGTGCCGAATCCCCGGCGCTCTGACTTGGAGAGACAAGATGGCTCATGAACAGTACACATCGTGCATCGAAGCTTGCAGCGCGTGTGCGGTGGAGTGCAACCACTGCGCGACCGCCTGCCTGCAGGAGCAGGACGTGAAGATGATGGCGCGCTGCATCGCGTTGGACATGGATTGTGCCGCTATCTGCCAGCTCGCCGCGGCCGCAATGGCGCGGGGCAGCGAGCAGGCCCAGGCGATCTGCGCGCTGTGCGCGGACATCTGCGAAGCCTGTGGCGAGGAGTGTGCCAAGCACCCAATGGACCATTGCCAGTCCTGCGCGGCCGCCTGTCGCCGTTGTGCCGACGAGTGCCGTCGGATGTCGCAGATGCCGCGCACGCAAGCAGGCCAATCCGTGACCGGTCACGCACATTGATCGAGAGGAACTGTCGCGTCAGCGTCTGAAGCGCTGATGTGGCCCTCGGGCTTGTGCTCTGGCTGCTGTGCCGGTGAGGCGTCAGTGGCGCGGCGCCGCTGCCCGTCGTAGATTTCTCGATGGCGTTTGTCAACGCCATTGCCTTGTACCCCTTGGGAGCTCGCCATGTTCACCATCCCTGCTATGAGGCGCCCGTTAGCCGCCGTTTTCGCTTGTGTGACGCTGTCGCTGTCCCCCGCCTCTCATGCCGATGCCCCGGGCGCCGGCCACACGGCCGGGTTTGAGGTCGAGTTCATGCAGATGACCATCGACCATCACTTTTCTGCGCTGCGCATCACCGAGCTCGCTGCCGGCACCGACCTGCAACGCAACGGGGACATCGCCCCCAACGAAGGCGTGTCCCCGACGCCGGGTTTTGGCGCCACGCCGGCCAAGGCAACTTTGGACGATCTGAAGTCGCTGGCACGCCGCAACAACCGCATGCAGCGGGAAGAGATCATGACGCTGCAGCGCTTCCTGCACGACTGGTACGGCATCGACTACGAACCCAAACTCCGCCGCGACGGCCGCGAGATGATCGAGCTGCTGGAGCAGGCGCGCCCGGGCGCGGACTTCAACCACCTCTTTTATGAAGTGTTCAGCCGCCATCACTACACCTTGATGGAGCCGGTCAACGGCTGCGTCGCCGGTGTCGACTTGACGCACGAGGACCTGCGGCATGAGTGCAGCAACATGTGGCACAGCCAGACGGCCGACATCCACATGATGCGCAAGGAGTTGCGCAAGCACTTCGGCATCGACGACTACCAGCCGTTCAAGGGACGCGAGCCGCTGCGTGATCGCTTTTGGGGACCGCGCGGGCAGCACAGCCGTCACGACTGATGCGGCGTGCTGCGGCTGACCGATGGCGGGCAAAGGGCCGAGCGAAGGTCTTCGCGACGGAAAGGACAGGATGAGCACGACTTCCGTCTGGACTGACAAACGCACCTCTGCAGGATGGCCCACCCTGACGGAGGACGTGTCGACCGATGTCGCCGTCGTCGGTGGCGGCATCACGGGCGTGACCGCTGCGCTGCTCTTGGCGCAGGGCGGCCTGCGCGTGGTGTTGCTAGAAGCACACCGCGTCGGCGCGGGCGCTACCGGGTACTCGACGGGCAACCTGTATCAGACGGTCAGTCATGGCTTGCACGCAACCCGCAGCAGATGGGACGGTGAGGTCGCCTCGCAGGTCGCGCAGTCGCGACGTGATGCGATCGCCTTTGTCGAACGGCAAGCGGCGTTGGAGCAGAACGAACAGGGCAACCTTTGCGGCTTCCGGCGTTGTCCCCTCTACTTCTATGCTGCCGGCGCCGAGGCGGAGGGCACGGTGTACGACGAGTACCAGGCTGCGCAACAAGCCGGCATGGCGGCCCGTCTGGTCGGAACACTCCCGGAAGGCCTCACCCCAGCGGCTCATGGGCCGGTGCTGGTGATGGAGGGCCAGGCCCAGTTCCATCCGCTGGCGTACGTTCAAGCGCTCGCACGGCGTGCGCACGGTGCCGGCGCGCTGATCTACGAACGCTCGCCCGTCGTCGTATGCGATGCGTCCGAGCGCTCGCTGCGCACGCCGGTGGCGCACGTGCAAGCTCGCGAGATCGTGCTCGCCACACACTCACCGTGCGGACGGCATCCAGTCCAGGCGGGGCTGCTCCCCGGCCGCGAGTACGGCGTGGCGTACCGACTGGCCACGGACAGCCCATGCCCGCCCGGCATCTTTTGGGCACAAGGGGCTGAACGCCTGTCGCTGCGGGGCCTTGAGGACGAGCCGGGACGGTACTGGCTGGCGGTGGGTGTGAACCACGGCACCGGCCAGCGCGATGCCGTGCGGGCGATGCAAGAACTTGAGGATCGGGCCGAGCGGCAGCTGGGCCTGCGCGATCCTGCGTACCGCTGGTCGGGGCAGCATTTCCACTCGCCCGACGGCCTGCCCTACATCGGACGGGACGCGGCGGGTACCTACATCGCGACCGGCTTCGGGACTGACGGACTGACGTACGGCACCCTGGCCGCCCAACTGATCGCCGAGCAACTGGTGGAAGGCAGGCGCTCGGCCTGGAGCGAGCTGTACCGCCCGGATCGGCTCGCTCTTCGCCAGTCTCTGCGCGGCATGTTCGAGGGAGTCCGCAACACGGCCAAAGCATGGCTTTACGACTACCTGACACATCGCCACGGCCCCCCACTGCAACACGTGCAGCCGCACCAAGGCGCGATCGTGGAGGTCGACGGCGAGCGCTGCGCCGCGTATCGCGATCCGCAAGGTGACGTGCACCTGGTGTCGCCGGTGTGCACCCACATGAAGTGCATCGTTCGCTGGAACGCCCTGGAAACCAGCTGGGACTGCCCGTGCCACGGGAGCCGCTTTGCCCCGGACGGGCGCGTGCTAGAAGGCCCAGCGATGCGGCCGCTGGAGCGGAAGGTGGTCGCGATCCACAGGCAGGAGTAACTCTGTGAGGACTTTAGAGGTCCCGTACGGGCGGACCGACCGGGACGCATTTTCGGTGAAAGCCCATCCATCAGCCTTGCACGTCGAGCACCATGGTCAGGCCGCCGCCGCCCTTGTGCTCGACGTTGTTGTTGGTGGTGTGGTGGGGGATGTGGCAGTGGATCAGCCACTTGCCGGGGCGGCGAGCCCTCCAGACCACGTCGTAGCGCTGCCCGGGCCCGACGTTGACCGTGTCAGCTTCGAAGCGCGCGCCCTCGGCCAGTGTGTAGCCGTCACGCGCCACCACGGTGAAGGGCCCCCCGTGGACATGCATCGGGTGCACGAAGTTGTTGTGGGTGCCAATGAAACGCAGCTTGATGGTCTCGCCCACCTTCATCGAGATCGTGTCCGTCTGCGGGTAGGCCTTGCCGTTGATGGTGAAGTAATTCGGCAGGGCGCCTTCCATGAGCATGGCCGGGTAGGTCAGGCCCTGGCGTTGGAGCCACTCCTGCAGCTGGATCACGTACTCCTTGTCGGCTCTCGGCTCGCGGGTGGTGTCCCTTGGGTCGATGATCAGCGCGCCGTACAGGCCGAGCGCCTGCTGCCGGTCGGCGTGGTCGTGCGTGTGATAGAAGAAGGTGCCCGCCTGCTCTGTCGTGAACTCGTAGGTGTAGCTTCCCCCAGGCGGAATAGGGTCCTGCGTGATCTCGGCCGGCCCATCCATGCGATTCGGCAGGATGAGCCCGTGCCAGTGCACGGTGGTGGACTCGGGCAGCCGATTGGTTACCTTGATGCGCACACGGTCGCCCTCGGTCACGCGGATGCGCGGACCAGGGATCTGGCCGTTGAAGGCATAGCCTTCGACCCGCACATCGGGCAGCACATTCCAGCGCACCACGCCGGCCTCCAACTCGAAGACCTTGACGCCGTTCTCCAGCCTGGGATGCAGGGGCTGGTCGCCACGGGCGGTGCTCTGCGCGGTGCGCTGCACCAGGCGCGGGTGCACGGCGCCCATCTCGCGCATCGATTCCGCTGGTGTATCCCAGCCCATGATCATGCCCGGCGGCATGATGGCGCCGTCGACGTCGCGGGCGGACAGTTGCAGGTTCACGAAAAGCGCCGGCACGGTCATGCCGCCGAGCAGCAGGAGTGTCGTGCTCAAAGTGACGGCCGCGAGCTGCGCGCGCGTCACGTTGGGCGTCATCCCGTGGTGCTCGTGCGTCGTTCCGCTGTGCGGCGCTTGCCCATGCCCCGGGCCGGCCTGGTCGCCCGCATGGCCGTGACCTGCGGTATGCGCCGCACGGTGCGGCTCCGCCGACGCGTCGGTGTGGCGCTGCCCGGTCGCCGTGTTGCCCGTGCCGCGCTCGGTCATCAACCCGTGCTTGAGCTTGCGTGCCACCATCCACACGTTGACGGGGTAGCAGGTGGCGAAGCCGACGATGACGCCCAGCGACATCACCCCCCAAAACAGCAACTCGGTCGGCTCCATCGCGCGCATGTCGCGGCCCATCATCAGCAGCGACATGGTCGGCGCCATGCCGGCCATCATCGCGTTCATGCTGATGAACTCAGGCCTGAACGACCGGCGAACGTTCTCCCAGTAGCCGCCGCCCATCATGTTCTTCATGAACAACGCCTGGAAGATGAACAGGCCAAAGCAAAAGCCCGCCACGTATTCGACGATCAGGTCGATCCACATCGGCAGCCCCAGCGCGGCGGTGACCGCGGCCGCCAGGATGATGCCGGTCGCGTCGCCGGCCACGCAGTGGATCGAGGAGCCGGCGCCTTGCTTCCACAGCGGCTTGATGAACTCTTCGTGGGTGCCTGGTGCGGGTTCCTTGTCGGCCATCACGTACAGCAGCAACCCGATCGGTCCCATGTACAGGGTGATGAGCACGAAGCCCCATTTCATGACCACCGGCTCGGGGTTGTGACGGAACTGGTCCCAGGCGACATAGGCCGTCGACATGACGGCCAGTGCAAACCAGGCGATGAGGAAGTAGTCGATCGGCTGCGCAATCATGGTGGTTCTTCCTTGTCGATTCCCTGTGTCAGCCGAGCTCGGGGATCGGCTGCCCGCGGATGGACCGTTGAGTCTGCGCCTTGCCCCTATGGGAAGGTCAAGCACCGCCTCAGTCCCCGCCCGCGGTGGGGTTTTGTCGGAGGCTCGCTGGACTTTGCCATGGTGGGAAGCTTCAAAGTTCCCTCACCGGATACCCCAGACCCCTAGTGAAGGAGCTTGAGATGATTTCATTTGAAGTGAACGACATGACCTGTGGCCACTGCGTGAGCGCGATCACCAAGGCGGTCAAGCAGACCGACCGCGGTGCGGTCGTCGCCGTCGACCTCGGCAGCAAGCGCGTGCAGATCGATTCGAAGGTCGCCGACGAGGCCGAGTTGAAGGCAGCCATCGAAGAGGCCGGTTACACGCCGGTCAAGGCGGCGGCTGCCGCCGAGGCATCGGGCCAGTCCGGCGGGAGCTGCTGTGGCAGCTGCCACTGAGCGCGATGGATTGATTGAGGTCAAGGGGCTCGGCAGCGTCTTCCAGGAGCATGGCGTCATGAAGACCTCCTCGACTGCCTCTTCGAGCCGCGCCCGGCGCCTGCTCGCCATTGCCGCTTGGCTACTCGGTGCCGTCGGCGCGTACTTTCTGCTGACGCGCCACTTCGATCACGCGCTGCAGGCGGTGCCTTACCTGCTGCTGTTGGCCTGCCCGTTGATGCATGCTTTCGGGCACCGGCATGGGCAGAACGGACACCACGACGCGCACCACGCCCATGGGAACGCCCGTGACAAGGCCGGCGACAGAACCGGTGAATGAGGCCGGTGCCCTGACGGTCGCCGACTTGCTCTCTGCACTGGAGCGGCTGTGCTGGGCGCCGGGATCGCGCTGCTGTGGCCGAGCTTGGCCGAGCATGCGGTGGCGCTGCTCGTGGTCGGCTCGCTGGTCCATGCCACCGGCATGGGACTCAAACACCGCCTGCAACTCGACCAGGCGCAGCCGCGCTGGAGTCGCTGGCTCGTGGCGCTGTGCTGGGTCGCCCTGGCCGTGCTGGCGGCCACGCTCGCCTGGCACATCGGTTTCAGATGAACGGAGCAGAAGAATGAACCCACACCGGCACGATCCCCCCGGACGCCCAGTCCCCCCTTCGGCGGCTGCGCCCAGCGGCGCCGCTGTCTACACCTGCCCCATGCACCCCGAGGTCCGGCAGGACCGCCCGGGCAATTGCACCAAGTGCGGCATGCACTTGGTGCCTGAAGGCGCCGTTGGGTCTGCAACGGCGCATGCGCACCACGGCCATGGCGGTATGCCGCGCCACGAGGCCGCGCATGGGCATGACCACGGCCAGGGGCATCACCGTGGCGACGGTGCCGGTCCAGAAGCCCGACCGGCGCCGGCAAAGGCTCCCGCCGCGGCCCCGGCCACTCCCGGCGCCATCTACACCTGTCCGATGCATCCGGAGATCCGGCAGGACCGCCCCGGCAACTGCCCCAAGTGCGGCATGACGCTGGAGCCGTTGATCCCGGAGGCCACGGCGGACGACAACAACCCAGAACTGCGGGACTTCTCCCGGCGCTTCTGGTGGACGCTGCCGCTGACGGTGGCGGTCACGGTCCTGGCGATGGCCGGACACCGGCTGGGTTGGATGGATCCCGTCAAGCAGAGCTGGCTGGAACTGGTGCTCTCGCTGCCGATCGTCCTGTGGGCCGGCTGGCCCTTCTTTGTGCGCTGCGCCCAGTCGTTCCGGCATCGCAGCCCGAACATGTGGACGCTGATCGGCATCGGCACGGGAGCCGCCTTCCTCTACAGCGTCGTCGCCACCGTCGCGCCGCAGCTGTTCCCGGCCAGCTTCATGGCCCACGGCCGCATCGGCGTGTACTTCGAGGCCGCCGCGGTCATCATCTCGCTGACCCTGCTCGGGCAGATGCTGGAGCTGCGGGCGCGCTCGCAGACCTCCGCGGCGATCAAGTCGCTGCTCGGCCTGGCGCCCAAGACGGCCCGGCGGATCGAGCCGGACGGCAGCGAGGCGGATGTGCCGCTCACTCACGTCCATGTCGGCGATCGCCTGCGCATCCGCCCAGGCGAGAAGGTGCCAGTCGACGGTGTCGTGCTCGAAGGCACGAGCGCCATCGACGAGGCCATGCTGACGGGCGAGCCGGTCCCGGTCACCAAGCGGCCCGGCGACAAGGTCATCGGTGCCACGATCAACACCTCCGGCTCGCTGGTG from Caldimonas brevitalea encodes the following:
- a CDS encoding copper-binding protein, translating into MNNKSLLALLAAVSLVTSTAAFAAQQAASGSDANAAAASTAAGELVEGEVRKIDTANKKITLKHGEIKNLGMPGMTMVFQVKDASLLDKVKVGDKVRFAAEKSNGAIVITELQPAQ
- a CDS encoding four-helix bundle copper-binding protein, with the protein product MAHEQYTSCIEACSACAVECNHCATACLQEQDVKMMARCIALDMDCAAICQLAAAAMARGSEQAQAICALCADICEACGEECAKHPMDHCQSCAAACRRCADECRRMSQMPRTQAGQSVTGHAH
- a CDS encoding DUF305 domain-containing protein, which encodes MQMTIDHHFSALRITELAAGTDLQRNGDIAPNEGVSPTPGFGATPAKATLDDLKSLARRNNRMQREEIMTLQRFLHDWYGIDYEPKLRRDGREMIELLEQARPGADFNHLFYEVFSRHHYTLMEPVNGCVAGVDLTHEDLRHECSNMWHSQTADIHMMRKELRKHFGIDDYQPFKGREPLRDRFWGPRGQHSRHD
- a CDS encoding FAD-dependent oxidoreductase, with product MSTTSVWTDKRTSAGWPTLTEDVSTDVAVVGGGITGVTAALLLAQGGLRVVLLEAHRVGAGATGYSTGNLYQTVSHGLHATRSRWDGEVASQVAQSRRDAIAFVERQAALEQNEQGNLCGFRRCPLYFYAAGAEAEGTVYDEYQAAQQAGMAARLVGTLPEGLTPAAHGPVLVMEGQAQFHPLAYVQALARRAHGAGALIYERSPVVVCDASERSLRTPVAHVQAREIVLATHSPCGRHPVQAGLLPGREYGVAYRLATDSPCPPGIFWAQGAERLSLRGLEDEPGRYWLAVGVNHGTGQRDAVRAMQELEDRAERQLGLRDPAYRWSGQHFHSPDGLPYIGRDAAGTYIATGFGTDGLTYGTLAAQLIAEQLVEGRRSAWSELYRPDRLALRQSLRGMFEGVRNTAKAWLYDYLTHRHGPPLQHVQPHQGAIVEVDGERCAAYRDPQGDVHLVSPVCTHMKCIVRWNALETSWDCPCHGSRFAPDGRVLEGPAMRPLERKVVAIHRQE
- a CDS encoding DUF4396 domain-containing protein translates to MIAQPIDYFLIAWFALAVMSTAYVAWDQFRHNPEPVVMKWGFVLITLYMGPIGLLLYVMADKEPAPGTHEEFIKPLWKQGAGSSIHCVAGDATGIILAAAVTAALGLPMWIDLIVEYVAGFCFGLFIFQALFMKNMMGGGYWENVRRSFRPEFISMNAMMAGMAPTMSLLMMGRDMRAMEPTELLFWGVMSLGVIVGFATCYPVNVWMVARKLKHGLMTERGTGNTATGQRHTDASAEPHRAAHTAGHGHAGDQAGPGHGQAPHSGTTHEHHGMTPNVTRAQLAAVTLSTTLLLLGGMTVPALFVNLQLSARDVDGAIMPPGMIMGWDTPAESMREMGAVHPRLVQRTAQSTARGDQPLHPRLENGVKVFELEAGVVRWNVLPDVRVEGYAFNGQIPGPRIRVTEGDRVRIKVTNRLPESTTVHWHGLILPNRMDGPAEITQDPIPPGGSYTYEFTTEQAGTFFYHTHDHADRQQALGLYGALIIDPRDTTREPRADKEYVIQLQEWLQRQGLTYPAMLMEGALPNYFTINGKAYPQTDTISMKVGETIKLRFIGTHNNFVHPMHVHGGPFTVVARDGYTLAEGARFEADTVNVGPGQRYDVVWRARRPGKWLIHCHIPHHTTNNNVEHKGGGGLTMVLDVQG
- a CDS encoding heavy-metal-associated domain-containing protein, which gives rise to MISFEVNDMTCGHCVSAITKAVKQTDRGAVVAVDLGSKRVQIDSKVADEAELKAAIEEAGYTPVKAAAAAEASGQSGGSCCGSCH
- a CDS encoding DUF2933 domain-containing protein yields the protein MAAATERDGLIEVKGLGSVFQEHGVMKTSSTASSSRARRLLAIAAWLLGAVGAYFLLTRHFDHALQAVPYLLLLACPLMHAFGHRHGQNGHHDAHHAHGNARDKAGDRTGE